Below is a genomic region from Deinococcus koreensis.
AAGCGGTCGGGGAAGATCTGGTAGAAGACGCTGCTCCAGGCCCACTCGGGCGCCTGGTAGCCGGCCAGATACTGGAACCAGTTGCGGAAGCCGCGCCGGGTGTGGTGCAGGCCCAGGCGGGTCAGGTTGAGGTGGTCGCCCTCCAGGTTCAGCTGCCAGGCGTAGCGCACCCGGGCGTCATGGATGGGCAGCTCGGCCTCGAACCAGCGGCCCTCGCCGGCCAAACCGGAGACCTCGCGGGCCACGGCCGTCTCGATTTCGCCCACCCGCACGAAGCGCAGCTTGACCGAGGTCACGGGCAGGGTCACGCGCACCCGCAGCCGCACGGTCTCGCCCAGCCCTGCGCCCAGCCGGTCGGTGTAGCCCGGGGTGTGGTCGTGCTGCGCGGCGGGATGCGAGTCGAAAACGCTGGAGATGGTCATGGTCGGGCCTCCTGGGGCAGGGGGAGTGGGGACGGCACAGAAGCGCGGCACGACCTGTCCTGAGTGTGCAGGTGGTCGTGCCACGGGGCAAACGTTGCCTTCGGGTTGTGGGAATCAGTGTGGAGTCTCGGGGGGCACGGGGTCAAGGGGCCGACGGTCGGGTGACGGAACGCCGCCTTTGCCCGGTCCCGAGAGGGCGGTACCCGAAGGACAGGACGCACTGCACCGTGACAGGGTTCTCGGCACGGGGACGTGGGGAGGGGGTCAGTACGGCTGGACGTGAAGGTTTTACCCGACCGTCCCCGCATTCCCGCTTGTGTCGCCACCCATTACATGTAACACTCACCCTGTTCCACAACCCGAGCGTTCCACCGCCCCGCCCCGAGCGCCCTCCTCCCTGCCTGAAAGGAGCCTGTCTGCTGCAACCCGTCGCCAGCACCCGCGTCGTCGATCTCGTGCGCGACCGCCTGCGCGCCGCCATCCTGGCCGGAGAGTTGCCGCCGGGCTCGCGCCTGAGCGTGCCGGAACTGGCCCGGCAGCTGGAGGTCTCGCGCTCGCCGGTGCGCGAGGCGGTGCTGCTGTTGGTCGGGGAGGGGCTGGCGGTCGAGCACTCGCGCCGGGGCGTGGAGGTCGCCCGGCTGGAGATGGCGGATGTGCTGGAACTGTACGACCTGCGCGCCTGTATCGATGGCCTGGCCGCTCGGCTGGCCGCCGAGCGCATGACCAGTACTGACCTCGCCGCCCTGCGCGGCGTGCTCGACGCCCAGGGCGCGGCGGCCGTGGGCGACCCCCGCCTGTTCCGCGACCTCGACGCCCGTTTCCACCAGATCATCGTGCAGACCTGCGGCAATGCCCGCGTGATCCGCCACGCCGAGCTGCTGATGCGCGAGATGCGGCTGGCCGGGCGGCTGCTGCTCGACGAGCCCTGGCACCTGCGGCTCAGCCACGAGGAACACCGCGCCATCGAACGCGCCCTGCGGCAGCGCGACCCCCCGGCTGCCGAGGCCGCCATGGGCGGTCATCTGCGAAGGGTCGCGCAGGCCGTGCAGACTCACCGGAGCTGAACCCTCCATCCTCCCGCCCCCCTCTGTGGCCCCGCCACGTCCCCAAGGAGCCCCCCATGCGTACACCCACGATCCAGAGCGCCATCCTCCTCGCCACCCTCATGCTCGGCAGCGCGCAGGCGCAGGGCACCATCAAGATCGGCGCCATCACCTCGGTGACCGGGCGCTTCGCGGAATTCGGCAAGATGCAACTCGCCGGCTTCAAGGTCGGGGTCGAGGAAGTCAACCGCAAGGGCGGCGTGCTGGGCAAGAAGCTCGAACTGGTCGTGGAGGACAACGCCAGCGACGTAAATAAGGGCCTGGCCGCCGCCGAGCGGCTGGTCAACGCCGGGGTGCCCATCGTGATCAACGAGTACTCCAGCTCGCTGGTCAAGGCGCAGGCGCAGTACCTGGCCCGCCAGAAGGTGCCCAACCTGGTCATCACCTCCAGCGGCGACGACATCACCAAGCCCGGCTCCGACTACATCTTCCGCCTGAACCAGCCCGCCACCGAGTACGCCCGGGTAATCCTGAACATCTTCCGCGACAACAAGTTCAAGTCCATGGCGGTGATCGCCGGCACCGGAGCCTTCGAGAAGAGCGTAGCCGACGCCGCGCAGCTCATCGCCAAGGAGTACGGCATCACCATCATGGAAGACCAGCGCTACGACAAGGGCCTGACCGACTTCCGTCCGGTGCTGAACCGCATCAAGGCGAAAAACCCCGACGGCATCCTGATGGTCTCCTACGCCGAGGACTCCGTGGCCCTGATGCGCCAGGCGCGCGAGGTCGGCGTGAAGCCCCGCCTGTTCGCCGGGGGCGCCGCCGGCTTCGCCCTGCCCGAATTCGTGAAAGATGCGGGCAGTGCCGCCGAGAGCGTGGTCACCGCGACCGCCTGGATTCCGCAGCTGCGCTACGCCGGCACCCAGAAGCTGAACGTCGATCTGAAGAAGGCGCTGGGCGGCGCCGACCCCAGCTACCACGCCGCGCAGGCCTACGCCGGCGTGCTGGTCGCCGCCGAGGCCGTCCGCAAGGCTGGCAACACCGACCGCGAGGCCGTCAAGGCCGCGCTGAACGGCCTGACCATGAACACTTCGTTCGGCCCGATCCAGTTCAAGGACTTCGACGGCTTCAGGAACCAGAATCCGCTGGCGATGGTTGCGCAGCAGGTGCAGGGCGGCGCCTTCGTGCCGGTGTACCCCAAGGCCGTAATTCCCAAGCCCATCAAGTTCGAGCGCTGAGCCCCGGTGCCCGCCGCCCTGTCCCATCGGCGGGCGGGGCGGCCCGGCATCCCTTCATGCCACAGCAACACCTTGTCCTGTGGAGCGGAGCGAACCATCCCCGGTGGCCAGGGGGAAGACCCTCCATCTCGCTCAATACGCCAGAACACTCCGATCAGGCATTTCCCCATCCCAGGAGCACTGCATGGACTCAGCCCAGACCACCGCCCTCATCCAGACGGTCGCGCAGGGCCTGCTCACGGGCGGCCTCTACGCCTTGATCGGCACCGGCCTGAGCCTGATCTTCGGCGTCATGCGCGTCATCAACTTCGCGCACGGGGACTTTCTCGCCATCGGCATGTTCATCACGCTGGCGCTGTTCCGCGCCTTCGATCTCGATCCCTATTTCAGCCTGCTGGTGGCCGCGCCGGTGGGCTTCGCGCTGGGTTTCCTCATCCAGCGCGTCGTGCTCGCGCGGCTGGGCGACCGGCTGAGCGAAGCGTCCATGCTGGCGACCCTGGGCCTGGGCCTGATCATCTCGAACACGCTGCTGCTCACCTTCGGGGCGCAGCCGCAGAACATCAACGTGGCCTACGCCACCCAGACCGTGCAGCTCGGCGGCGTGCAGCTCAGCATTCCGCTGATCGTGGCGGGGCTGGGCACCCTCGTCTCGATCGCCGCCCTGAACTTCGTCCTGTACCGCACCGAGCTGGGCCGCGCCATCCGTGCCACCGCGCAAAACCCGCTGGGGGCCGAACTCCAGGGTGTCAAGACGGCGCATATCCAGGCCATCGTGTTCGGGATGGGCGTGGCTTTCGCCGCCATTGCCGGCGTGCTGCTCATGCCGCTGCTCTACGCCTTCCCCACGGTGGGCGAGAACTACACCACCAAGGCCTTCATCGTGACCGTGCTGGGCGGCCTGGGCAACCTGCCGGGCGCTGTGGTGGGCGGCCTGGTGCTGGGCGTGATCGAGTCGCTGGGCGCGTTCTACGTCTCGAACAACTACCGCGACGCCTACGGCCTGGTGGCCTTCCTGCTGGTGCTCCTGCTGCGCCCGGAAGGCCTATTCGGGAAGACGGTGAAGCGGGTATGAACGGGATGCAGATGGCAGATGGCAGATGGCAGAGGGCTATGAGCTCTGGGCTCTGGGCTCTGAGCAAAAGCGTGACTGCGCCTGTTCAGAGCTCACAGCTCAGAGCTCATAGCCAAAGGTGTCCAGTCCGAGGCCCCCGATGACCGCCGCACTCACTCCCGCCCGGCCCCGCGCGCTGACCTTCGGGAACGTGTGGCTCAGCGTGGCGCTGCTGGCGGTCATGGCGCTGTATCCGATGGTGTTCGGCAAGACATTGAACTTCGGGGTGTCCACCCTTATCTTTGCCGGGCTGGCGATGAGCTGGAACATCCTGGGCGGCTGGGCGGGGCAGATCAGCCTGGGGCACGCGGCGTTGCTGGGCATGGGCGCCTACACCATGACCATCCTCGCCACGCCGGAGCGGGTGCCCGCCTTCTTCGGGGGGCCGGTGGCGCCGTGGTGGGGCGCGCTGATCGGCATGGGCATCGCCGCTCTTCTCGCGCTGGTGTGGGGCGGGCTGACCTTCCGGCTGCGGGGATCGTACTTCACGCTCTCCACCATCGCCGTGGCCCTGGTGCTGCGGCTGGTCGCCATCAACTCCGACTGGACGGGGGGCAGTGAAGGACTGTTCATGCCCGAGCTGCCGCGCTTTCTGGGCTTCGACCTGTTCGAGCGGCGCACCGAGTACTGGCTCGCCTTCGCCTTCGTGGCCCTGACCCTGCTGATCACCCACCTGATTCGCCGCTCGCGGCTGGGCTACGCCCTGCAGGCCGTGCGCGAGGACGAGGATGGTGCGCGCGCGCTGGGCATCGATCCGACCCGCATGAAGGTGATCGCTTTTGTGATCAGCGCCGCGCTGACCGCACTCGGCGGCGCCCTCTACGCCGTCTACCTGCAGGCCTTCGAGCCCCACACGCTGCTGGAGCTGCCCATCTCGGTGCAGATCGCCCTGATGGCGATCATCGGCGGGCGCGGCTCGATCCAGGGGCCGGCCATCGGCGCCATCCTGCTGGCCGTGTTCGGAGAGGTCTTCCGCAACGTGTTCGCCAACGCCAACCTGCTCATCTACGGCGTGCTGATCCTGGTGGTGACGCTGTTCGCGCCCAACGGCATCATGGGTCTGTTCCGGCGGGGCGGAAACAAGCTGGGGACGGCCAGATGAGTGCGCCCCAGCCCACCATCCCGGCACTCGTAAATTTCGGGGGCCAGCCCGTCCATGCGCCGGCCGGCGAGCCGCTGCTGCGCGCCGAACACGTCACCGTGCGCTTCGGCGGGGTCGTGGCGGTCAGGGACATCAGTCTGGCGGTGCGGCCCGGCGAGATCGTGGGCCTGATCGGCCCCAACGGTGCCGGCAAGACCACGCTGTTCAACGCCCTGACCGGCTTCGTGCGCGCCAGCGAAGGCCGCGTGACCTTCGCCGGCCGCGACATCACCCACCTGCAGCCGCAGGTGCGGGCGAAGATGGGCATGGCACGCACCTTCCAGGTCGAGCGGCCCTTCGAAGACCTGAGCGTGCTGGAAAACGTACTGGTGGCGGCTTTCCTGAACAGGCGCGGCCGCGCCGCCGAGAATCACGCCTATGACGTGCTGGAGCGCGTGGGCCTGGCCGACCGGGCCGCGCAGCCCGCCTCGCAGCTCAACCTGGCCCGGCGCCGCCGCCTGGAGATCGCCAAGGCGCTGGCCCTGGAGCCGCGCATGCTGTTCCTCGACGAGAGCATCGCCGGCCTGAACCCGCCCGCGCAGCAGGAGATGGTCGCGCTGGTGCGGCAACTGGCGCAGTCCGGCCTGGGCATCGTGATGGTCGAGCACATCATGCACGTGATCATGAGCCTGTCGGATCACGTGATCTGCATGGCCTTCGGCGAACTGCTCGCGGAGGGCGACCCGAAGCACGTGGCCGCCCACCCCGACGTGATCCGCGCCTACCTGGGGGACGACGATGATTGAATACGCAGGCTATGAGCTATGGGCTATGAGCTATGAACAGGCACCCGTCTTGCTCATCGCTCATCGCTCAAAGCTCACAGCCAATTCTGGCGGCCGCCCATGACCTCCCACACTCCCCAACCCCCCACCCGCCCCGCCTTCACCCCCGGCGAGCGCGTGCTGGACGTGCAGGGGCTCGAAGTCGCCTATGGCGAGGTGCAGGTCGTGTTCGGCGTGTCGCTGCACGTCGACAAGGGCGAACTCGTCGGGCTGGTGGGCGGCAACGGCTCGGGCAAGAGCACCATCCTCCGGGTCGTGTCTGGAATGCTGAAAGCTCGCGGAGGTACAGCCACCTACCGGGGTCAGAATCTCAACGGCGTGCCGCCCCACCGGATCACCGAGATGCGCGTGGCGCACGTGCCCATGGGCCGGCAGCTCTTCGGCCAGATGACCGTCGAGGAAAACCTGCTGATGGGCGCCTACCTGCCCCGCACCAAGGCGAACCGTGCCGTCAACCTGCAGAAGGTCTACGACTTCTTCCCGCGCCTGACCGAGAAACGGGCCTCGCCCGCCGCCGCCCTGTCGGGGGGCGAGCAGCAGATGGTCGCCATCGGCCGCGCGCTGATGAGCGAGCCCGAGGTGCTGCTGATGGACGAGCCCAGCCTGGGCCTCGCGCCCCTGGTGGTGGCCGAGGTCATGCGCGTGATCGGCTCGCTGCGAGAGCTGGGCCTGACCGTGCTGCTGGTCGAGCAGAACGTCCGGCAGGTGCTGAAGGTCACGGACCGGACATACGTGCTCGAACTCGGCAAGCTGGTCAAGGAAGGCCCCAGCCGGGAGCTGATGGGCAACCCGGACATCATCAAGGCGTATCTGGGGGTGTGATCGGCAGGGGAAGAGGCGTCCGGGTGCTGGTCTGGACGCCCCCTTCTACTTTCTGGAGGCCGTGACGATCTGTTTCGCTCCCACCGCGCCCCCGGTGGTCATCCCGGTCAGCCGGCCGACCAGGGCCGAGACGCGCCGCGTCAGGGCGGACGGCTCGCGCCCGGCCTCCGCTTCCTCCACGGCGCGGCGCATGGCGGGCAGCGGATCGGGAATGATGGGGCCATGCCCAGGCGCCAGGAAGCGGGCGGGCACGTCCAGCAGGGCGCGGGCGCTGCGCGTGGTCTGGGCGGGGTCGTGCGTGCCCAGGGTGGGCAGGGGGAACAGCGCGTTCAGCACACTCGCCACATGCAGCCCCGGCACGTTCACGAAGGTGTCTCCGGCATAGAGCGTGCCATCCCGCTCGTCGAGGTAGGCGACGTGGCCCGGCGAGTGTCCGGGCGTCTCGATGACGCTCAGCGAGCCCACGCGGTCGCCCGCCCTGAGCAGTCGGTCGGGAGCCGTCTTGCTTCCTCGCTCGGCCAGCAGGGCCACGTCACCTTCGCCCACCAGCACCTCCAGCCCGGGCAGGGCCGCCTTCAGCGCGTCCACTGCGCCGATGTGGTCGTCGTGGGCGTGGGTCAGGGCGATGCGCCGCAGCGGGCGGCCACTCTGCCTGATGGTCGAGACGACGAACCGTTCCAGGCCGGGCAGGCCGGCGTCGATCAGGGTGAAGCCGTCGTCCTCGGGGATCAGGTAGGAGTTCACGAGTCCGAACTGGGCGTGGCGCAGGGGCGGGCGGGTCATCGGGTACCTCCCAGGGTGATGCCGAGCAGGGCGAGGGCGAAGTAGGCAGCGGCGGTCAGGGGGCCGGTGACGGCAGTCAGGGCGAGGGCGCAGACGGCGAATACCGCCAGCTTAGCCAGCGGCCACGCCAGGCCCGTCACAGGGCGGGTGGCCCGCGGCGACAGAAAGCGGGCCCAGAGCACGGACACCGCCAATGGCGGCAGGAGAACCCCGGCCCATCCGAACCGTTGCCAGCCCCAGGCCATCAGCGCGCCCAGGCCGACCATCTCCAGTCCCAGCGCCAGGCCATCCGCCCAGGAGAGGTGTGGCTGCTGCAGCGAATGAACACTGTTCGCTTTCATGGTGAACACTGTACTTCTTCCTTCAAGGGCTGTCAAGACGTACACTGTTCGCTATGCCCTACCCGACCAAGCTCACCCCGGACGCGATTCTCGACGCCGCCTGGGCGCTGCTGGGCAACGGAGGCCCCGAAGCGCTGAGCATGAGGCCCCTCGCCGACGCCCTCGGGGTGCGTCCCGGCAGCCTCTACCGGCATATCGAGAGCCGCGACGCCCTGATCCGGACGCTGGCCGAGCGCTCGGCCCTGGCCCTGCAGGCCGAGCTTCTGGCGGCGGCGTCCGGACACCCATCCCGCGACGCCCTTCAGGCCGCCTCGCTGGCCTACCTGCACTATGCCCGCTCCCAGCCCCACGCCTACGGCCTGCTGCTGAACCCGGATCACCAGACCGGGCAGGCGGGCATCCAGACCCCGCCGGGCAAGGCGCTGTGGAACACCCTGCTGGCTCTGGTCGGTGCGCTCAGCGGCGACCCAGACGACACGAACCACGCAGTCGCCCTCTGGACGTTCCTGCACGGCGCCTCGGCCCTGGAGCGGGCGGGCATCTACGGGGCCAGTGGCCCGCGCGGCGGGCTGGACGTGGGGCTGGTCGCGCTGCTTGATCACATGGAGGCCGCCGCACAGCAGACCGCCCGTAACCGCCCTTCCTGACCCACTGGCCCGGCCCGCGTAGACTTGGGCCATGACCCGCCGCCAGACCGTCACCGTGAACGTGGGGGGCGTCCCCGTGGGGAGTGCCCATCCCATCGTCGTGCAGTCCATGACGAACACCGACACCGCGAACGCCGAGGCCACCGCCATCCAGGTCGCGCAGCTGGCCCGCGCGGGCAGCGAGATCGTGCGCGTGACCGTGAACACCCGCGAGGCTGCCGCCGCCGTTCCCGAGGTCATTGCCCGGCTGGAGGAGGTCGGGCTGAAGGTGCCCATCGTGGGGGACTTCCACTACAACGGCCACATCCTGCTGCGCGAGTTCCCCGAGACCGCCCGCCTGCTCGCCAAATACCGCATCAACCCCGGCAACGTGGGCGCCGGACAGCACCACGACGCGAACTTCGCCACCATGATCGAGGTCGCCAGGGAGTACGACAAGCCCGTGCGGATCGGCGTGAACTGGGGCAGCCTCGATCAGCAGGTGCTGGCCCGCCTGATGGACGAGAACACGGCCGCCGGCAGCCCGAAAAGCGGCACCGACGTGATGATCGACGCGATGGTCGCCAGCGCCCTGGAGAGCGCCCACTACGCCGAGGAGCTGGGGCTCGCCCACGACAAAATTCTGATCTCGGTGAAGGTCAGTTCCGCGCCCGAACTGTGGCAGGTCTACCGCCAGCTCGCGCCCCTGTGCGACTACCCGCTGCACCTGGGCCTGACCGAGGCCGGCATGGGCATGAAGGGCATCGTGGCATCGTCGGTGGCCCTGGCGCCGCTGCTCATGGAAGGCATCGGCGACACCATCCGCGTGTCGCTGACGCCGGAGCCGGGCGCGAGCCGCAAACTGGAGGTCGAGGTCGCCCAGCAGATGCTCCAGAGCCTGGGCCTGCGCCAGTTTCTGCCCCAGGTCACCAGTTGCCCCGGCTGCGGGCGCACCACGTCGCAGTTCTTTCAGGAACTGGCACAGAAGATCCAGGACTATATCCGCGACACCATGCCCGACTGGAAGCAGAAGTATCCCGGCGTGGAGGACATGCAGGTGGCCGTCATGGGCTGCATCGTGAACGGCCCCGGCGAGAGCAAGCACGCCAACATCGGCATCTCGCTGCCCGGCACGGGCGAAGACCCACGCGCTCCCGTGTATCAGGACGGCAAACTGCTCACCACCCTCCGGGGCCCCCGGATCGCCGAGGAGTTTCAGGCGCTGATGGAGAAGTACGTGGAGCAGACGTACGGAACGGGAGAGAAGGCTCCGGTCTGATGTTTCTTGGCCGTGCCTGCCGATGGCTAGGCGCAAGGTAAAGGGCAAACCAACGCGCAGACCGTTACCCTGGGGGCATGGGTACCTGGGGCACCGGCAGTTTCGAGAACGACAGCGCCGCCGACTTCATCAAGGAAGTCGTCGAGGACGGCGCGGTAGCACTCCGGGAGGCGCTGGAGATCGTCCTCGACCCGGAGCTGGACGACGTGGAGGCCGAGGAAGGCGCGCGGGCCATCGCCGCCGCCGAGATCGTCGCCGCCGCGC
It encodes:
- a CDS encoding GntR family transcriptional regulator, whose product is MRDRLRAAILAGELPPGSRLSVPELARQLEVSRSPVREAVLLLVGEGLAVEHSRRGVEVARLEMADVLELYDLRACIDGLAARLAAERMTSTDLAALRGVLDAQGAAAVGDPRLFRDLDARFHQIIVQTCGNARVIRHAELLMREMRLAGRLLLDEPWHLRLSHEEHRAIERALRQRDPPAAEAAMGGHLRRVAQAVQTHRS
- the ispG gene encoding flavodoxin-dependent (E)-4-hydroxy-3-methylbut-2-enyl-diphosphate synthase, with protein sequence MTRRQTVTVNVGGVPVGSAHPIVVQSMTNTDTANAEATAIQVAQLARAGSEIVRVTVNTREAAAAVPEVIARLEEVGLKVPIVGDFHYNGHILLREFPETARLLAKYRINPGNVGAGQHHDANFATMIEVAREYDKPVRIGVNWGSLDQQVLARLMDENTAAGSPKSGTDVMIDAMVASALESAHYAEELGLAHDKILISVKVSSAPELWQVYRQLAPLCDYPLHLGLTEAGMGMKGIVASSVALAPLLMEGIGDTIRVSLTPEPGASRKLEVEVAQQMLQSLGLRQFLPQVTSCPGCGRTTSQFFQELAQKIQDYIRDTMPDWKQKYPGVEDMQVAVMGCIVNGPGESKHANIGISLPGTGEDPRAPVYQDGKLLTTLRGPRIAEEFQALMEKYVEQTYGTGEKAPV
- a CDS encoding ABC transporter ATP-binding protein gives rise to the protein MTSHTPQPPTRPAFTPGERVLDVQGLEVAYGEVQVVFGVSLHVDKGELVGLVGGNGSGKSTILRVVSGMLKARGGTATYRGQNLNGVPPHRITEMRVAHVPMGRQLFGQMTVEENLLMGAYLPRTKANRAVNLQKVYDFFPRLTEKRASPAAALSGGEQQMVAIGRALMSEPEVLLMDEPSLGLAPLVVAEVMRVIGSLRELGLTVLLVEQNVRQVLKVTDRTYVLELGKLVKEGPSRELMGNPDIIKAYLGV
- a CDS encoding ABC transporter substrate-binding protein, whose amino-acid sequence is MRTPTIQSAILLATLMLGSAQAQGTIKIGAITSVTGRFAEFGKMQLAGFKVGVEEVNRKGGVLGKKLELVVEDNASDVNKGLAAAERLVNAGVPIVINEYSSSLVKAQAQYLARQKVPNLVITSSGDDITKPGSDYIFRLNQPATEYARVILNIFRDNKFKSMAVIAGTGAFEKSVADAAQLIAKEYGITIMEDQRYDKGLTDFRPVLNRIKAKNPDGILMVSYAEDSVALMRQAREVGVKPRLFAGGAAGFALPEFVKDAGSAAESVVTATAWIPQLRYAGTQKLNVDLKKALGGADPSYHAAQAYAGVLVAAEAVRKAGNTDREAVKAALNGLTMNTSFGPIQFKDFDGFRNQNPLAMVAQQVQGGAFVPVYPKAVIPKPIKFER
- a CDS encoding branched-chain amino acid ABC transporter permease — encoded protein: MDSAQTTALIQTVAQGLLTGGLYALIGTGLSLIFGVMRVINFAHGDFLAIGMFITLALFRAFDLDPYFSLLVAAPVGFALGFLIQRVVLARLGDRLSEASMLATLGLGLIISNTLLLTFGAQPQNINVAYATQTVQLGGVQLSIPLIVAGLGTLVSIAALNFVLYRTELGRAIRATAQNPLGAELQGVKTAHIQAIVFGMGVAFAAIAGVLLMPLLYAFPTVGENYTTKAFIVTVLGGLGNLPGAVVGGLVLGVIESLGAFYVSNNYRDAYGLVAFLLVLLLRPEGLFGKTVKRV
- a CDS encoding MBL fold metallo-hydrolase, which codes for MTRPPLRHAQFGLVNSYLIPEDDGFTLIDAGLPGLERFVVSTIRQSGRPLRRIALTHAHDDHIGAVDALKAALPGLEVLVGEGDVALLAERGSKTAPDRLLRAGDRVGSLSVIETPGHSPGHVAYLDERDGTLYAGDTFVNVPGLHVASVLNALFPLPTLGTHDPAQTTRSARALLDVPARFLAPGHGPIIPDPLPAMRRAVEEAEAGREPSALTRRVSALVGRLTGMTTGGAVGAKQIVTASRK
- a CDS encoding ABC transporter ATP-binding protein, giving the protein MSAPQPTIPALVNFGGQPVHAPAGEPLLRAEHVTVRFGGVVAVRDISLAVRPGEIVGLIGPNGAGKTTLFNALTGFVRASEGRVTFAGRDITHLQPQVRAKMGMARTFQVERPFEDLSVLENVLVAAFLNRRGRAAENHAYDVLERVGLADRAAQPASQLNLARRRRLEIAKALALEPRMLFLDESIAGLNPPAQQEMVALVRQLAQSGLGIVMVEHIMHVIMSLSDHVICMAFGELLAEGDPKHVAAHPDVIRAYLGDDDD
- a CDS encoding branched-chain amino acid ABC transporter permease, coding for MTAALTPARPRALTFGNVWLSVALLAVMALYPMVFGKTLNFGVSTLIFAGLAMSWNILGGWAGQISLGHAALLGMGAYTMTILATPERVPAFFGGPVAPWWGALIGMGIAALLALVWGGLTFRLRGSYFTLSTIAVALVLRLVAINSDWTGGSEGLFMPELPRFLGFDLFERRTEYWLAFAFVALTLLITHLIRRSRLGYALQAVREDEDGARALGIDPTRMKVIAFVISAALTALGGALYAVYLQAFEPHTLLELPISVQIALMAIIGGRGSIQGPAIGAILLAVFGEVFRNVFANANLLIYGVLILVVTLFAPNGIMGLFRRGGNKLGTAR
- a CDS encoding YrdB family protein, which translates into the protein MKANSVHSLQQPHLSWADGLALGLEMVGLGALMAWGWQRFGWAGVLLPPLAVSVLWARFLSPRATRPVTGLAWPLAKLAVFAVCALALTAVTGPLTAAAYFALALLGITLGGTR
- a CDS encoding TetR/AcrR family transcriptional regulator; protein product: MPYPTKLTPDAILDAAWALLGNGGPEALSMRPLADALGVRPGSLYRHIESRDALIRTLAERSALALQAELLAAASGHPSRDALQAASLAYLHYARSQPHAYGLLLNPDHQTGQAGIQTPPGKALWNTLLALVGALSGDPDDTNHAVALWTFLHGASALERAGIYGASGPRGGLDVGLVALLDHMEAAAQQTARNRPS